Proteins co-encoded in one Aspergillus luchuensis IFO 4308 DNA, chromosome 6, nearly complete sequence genomic window:
- a CDS encoding haloacid dehalogenase, type II (COG:E;~EggNog:ENOG410PQK9;~InterPro:IPR041492,IPR006439,IPR023198,IPR006328, IPR036412,IPR023214;~PFAM:PF13419;~go_function: GO:0016787 - hydrolase activity [Evidence IEA];~go_function: GO:0019120 - hydrolase activity, acting on acid halide bonds, in C-halide compounds [Evidence IEA]), translated as MSISPLPKVLFFDIFGTVVEWRSCVTRALMKAAEHALLDPGKQLPADVRARVQSMTPEDWQAIAEEWRASYGRFTKNFQPSSTFVSVDEHHYSSIQQLLHQYGLHDIFSDEERWDLALCWHRLEPWSDSVEGLGLLNRRFQTCTLSNGNVSLLEDLLRHGSLPFMNVASAEHFGAYKPALQAYHGAAKRFGLDPSECGMVAAHLYDLKAAKKAGFMTIYVERPQEETFTSEQIAEAKQEGFVDLWLEHGYSGLIGVAEQLGVLKETRL; from the coding sequence ATGTCGATCAGCCCACTTCCAAAGGTACTATTCTTTGACATCTTCGGCACTGTCGTGGAATGGCGCTCCTGCGTTACTCGGGCCCTGATGAAAGCGGCTGAGCATGCTCTGCTCGATCCTGGAAAGCAGCTTCCAGCGGACGTCCGCGCGCGGGTACAGTCCATGACCCCTGAGGACTGGCAGGCCATTGCGGAAGAATGGCGCGCGTCCTATGGACGGTTTACGAAAAACTTTCAGCCATCATCGACGTTCGTATCGGTCGATGAACATCATTATAGTTCCATCCAGCAGTTGCTCCACCAGTACGGTCTCCACGACATTTTCTCTGATGAAGAGCGGTGGGACCTTGCACTCTGTTGGCATCGCCTCGAGCCTTGGTCAGACTCGGTCGAAGGCCTCGGGCTGTTGAACCGTCGCTTCCAGACTTGTACGTTGTCGAACGGCAATGTGTcccttctggaagatcttTTGAGACATGGGTCATTGCCCTTTATGAACGTGGCCAGCGCTGAGCACTTCGGAGCCTATAAGCCCGCCCTCCAAGCGTATCATGGAGCAGCCAAGCGGTTCGGCTTGGATCCCAGTGAGTGTGGTATGGTAGCAGCACATTTGTACGATCTCAAAGCGGCAAAGAAAGCAGGCTTCATGACGATCTACGTCGAACGGCCCCAGGAGGAAACCTTCACCTCTGAACAGATTGCCGAAGCCAAACAGGAGGGTTTTGTCGACCTGTGGCTCGAGCATGGCTACAGCGGCCTGATTGGAGTGGCTGAGCAACTTGGCGTTCTGAAGGAAACGAGGCTGTAG
- a CDS encoding uncharacterized protein (COG:O;~EggNog:ENOG410PKY1;~InterPro:IPR036249,IPR036282,IPR010987,IPR004045, IPR016639;~PFAM:PF13409,PF00043,PF13410;~go_function: GO:0004364 - glutathione transferase activity [Evidence IEA];~go_function: GO:0005515 - protein binding [Evidence IEA];~go_process: GO:0006749 - glutathione metabolic process [Evidence IEA]) produces MAEQESQVHRHADADGHFRRKDSAFRSTVSSNPDAEFPAERDRYVLYLNYGCPWAHRTNLVRSLKGLENIIQLVVLDPELGPEGWFFSGRWGSAEKDPLYGFTKLSQFYFKAQPDYQGRYTVPMLWDKRKETIVNNESGEIIRMLYTEFDHLLPEELREANRPGGGFYPAHLRSEIDAMNEWVYHKINNGVYKTGFATTQEAYDANVYPLFEALDRVEQHLAQPGHQPYLFGENITEADIRLYTTICRFDVAYYLIFRCNLKMIRHDYPLLDRWYRRLYHDETQRTRGGAFKKTTFFGIYKFNYLKALGKRSGSTQTIIPAGPFPDILPLEA; encoded by the exons ATGGCGGAACAG GAATCCCAAGTGCATCGCCATGCTGATGCAGATGGTCACTTCCGACGCAAGGATTCCGCCTTCCGCTCGACTGTATCATCGAATCCTGATGCAGAGTTCCCTGCTGAAAGGGATCGTTATGTTCTATACTTGAACTACGGATGTCCGTGGGCGCACCGGACCAACCTGGTTCGATCTCTCAAGGGCCTAGAGAACATCATCCAGCTCGTCGTTCTGGACCCCGAGCTGGGCCCCGAAGGTTGGTTCTTCTCTGGCCGATGGGGATCCGCAGAAAAAGATCCCTTGTATGGGTTCACAAAGTTGAGCCAATTCTATTTCAAGGCGCAGCCGGACTATCAAGGACGCTATACCGTTCCGATGCTCTGGGataagaggaaggaaacgaTCGTGAACAACGAGAGTGGCGAGATCATCAGGATGCTTTACACAGAGTTCGACCATCTTCTGCCGGAGGAGCTGCGTGAGGCCAACCGGCCTGGCGGGGGATTCTACCCGGCACATCTGAGGTCAGAGATTGACGCAATGAATGAGTGGGTGTATCACAAGATTAACAATGGAGTGTACAAAACCGGATTCGCCACAACGCAGGAGGCTTATGACGCGAATGTGTATCCACTGTTCGAGGCCCTGGACCGCGTTGAGCAGCATCTGGCACAGCCAGGCCATCAACCATACCTGTTTGGGGAGAATATCACGGAGGCGGACATCCGACTGTACACGACCATTTGTCGGTTCGATGTAGCCTACTACCTCATCTTCCGCTGCAACCTGAAGATGATCCGACATGATTATCCGCTCCTCGACCGTTGGTATAGACGACTGTACCATGATGAAACGCAGCGTACCCGAGGCGGAGCATTCAAGAAGACCACTTTCTTTGGCATA TACAAGTTCAACTATCTGAAGGCGCTAGGAAAGCGGTCGGGCAGTACTCAGACGATCATCCCGGCTGGTCCATTCCCGGACATCCTGCCCTTGGAGGCGTAG